The Fusobacterium simiae genomic sequence GAACTTATATATCTTGGTAAAGAAAATACAGAAGGTGGATTAATTCAAGATGAAATAAATCAAACTCTTGTGAAAAAATGTCTTGAAGGCAAAAATGTTGCTAGGGTAAAAGGTGGAGACCCTTTTGTTTTTGGTAGAGGTGGAGAAGAAATTGAAGCCTTAGTTAAAAATGAAATAAAATTTGAAGTAATTCCAGGAATAACTTCTTCTATATCTGTTCCAGCCTATGCTGGAATACCTGTAACACATAGAGGACTTGCAAGGTCTTTTCATATTTTTACAGGACATACTATGGAAAATGGAAAGTGGCATAATTTTGAAAATATAGCAAAGTTAGAAGGAACCTTGGTTTTTTTAATGGGAGTTAAAAATTTAGATTTAATAGTGGGAGATTTACTGAAATATGGTAAAAACTCTAAAACTCCTGTTGCTATCATAGAAAAAGGTGCAACTAAAAATCAAAGAGTGACTGTTGGAAATTTAGAAAATATTTTAGAGCTAGTTAAAGAGAATAAGATAAAACCTCCTGCTATAACAATAATAGGTGAGGTAGTTAATTTAAGAGAAACTTTTAAATGGTTTGAAAGTGATAACCTTGCTAAAAGAATATTAGTAACAAGAGATAAAAAACAAGCAGTTGAAATGTCTAAAAATATTTCTAAAAGAGGAGGAATTCCTGTTGAATTACCTTTTATAGAAATAGAAAATTTAAAAATTGATTTAAAAGATTTAAAAAAATATAAGGCTCTTTTATTTAATTCTCCTAATGGAGTAAGAGCTTTTTTTGAAAATATAAAGGATATAAGAAGTTTAGCAAATATTAAAATTGGAGCAGTTGGAGTAAAAACTAAGGAAATTTTAGAAAAATATAAAATAGTTCCTGATTTTGTACCTGATGAGTATTTAGTAGATAAATTGGCAGAGGAAGTAATTAGATATACAAATGAAAATGATGATATTTTAATAGTTACTTCTGATATTTCTCCTTGTGATACAGAAAAATATAATTCACTATATAAAAGAAATTATGAAAAAGTTGTAGCTTATAATACAAAAAAATTAAAAGTTGATAGAGAAAAAGTTATTGAAACTTTAAAAGACATAGATATTATAACTTTTTTAAGTTCATCAACAGTGAAAGCATTTTATGAAAGTTTAGATGGAGATTTCTTTATTTTAGGAGATAAAAAGATTGCTTCTATTGGACCTATGACAAGTGAAACAATAAGAAGATTAGGTATGAAAGTTGATTATGAAGCTAAAAAATATACAGCTGATGGTGTACTTGATGTGATTTTTAAATAAAAATATATTTTTAATTTTAAAGTTTGAGGTAGAGAGATGTTTGAGAATTTAAATCCAAGAAGTGCTGAAATAATTAGCAATAAAGTGCCTGAAAAGAATGAAAGTTCCATATTATATAATTTGAAATGGAAAGACAATATTCAATTTCTATTATATGGAAACTGTCATTTAGGTTGGTATTATATACTAAAAAATAATGAACAAATATCTCCTAGTTACAATTATAGAAAAATTGATGATATATTAATTAAAAATATGCAAAAAATAATAGATGAAATTGAAAGTGGAAAGTATAAAAATAAAAAAACTCCAA encodes the following:
- the cobA gene encoding uroporphyrinogen-III C-methyltransferase; amino-acid sequence: MKKGKAYIIGAGPGDFELLTLKAKRIIENADCVVYDRLISEDILRLAKKDAELIYLGKENTEGGLIQDEINQTLVKKCLEGKNVARVKGGDPFVFGRGGEEIEALVKNEIKFEVIPGITSSISVPAYAGIPVTHRGLARSFHIFTGHTMENGKWHNFENIAKLEGTLVFLMGVKNLDLIVGDLLKYGKNSKTPVAIIEKGATKNQRVTVGNLENILELVKENKIKPPAITIIGEVVNLRETFKWFESDNLAKRILVTRDKKQAVEMSKNISKRGGIPVELPFIEIENLKIDLKDLKKYKALLFNSPNGVRAFFENIKDIRSLANIKIGAVGVKTKEILEKYKIVPDFVPDEYLVDKLAEEVIRYTNENDDILIVTSDISPCDTEKYNSLYKRNYEKVVAYNTKKLKVDREKVIETLKDIDIITFLSSSTVKAFYESLDGDFFILGDKKIASIGPMTSETIRRLGMKVDYEAKKYTADGVLDVIFK